One genomic region from Spiroplasma endosymbiont of Polydrusus cervinus encodes:
- the trmD gene encoding tRNA (guanosine(37)-N1)-methyltransferase TrmD yields the protein MKKFTILTLFPEMFDDFMTTSIIKKALREKLIVIKIVDIRDYSIGKHHQVDDYQYGGGEGMVLMIEPLVAAIKAHQTKNSITILLAPQGKQYDQQQAQHFATADNDLILICGHYEGFDERILYYIDYELSIGDYILTGGELASMIVIDSITRLCENVINTQSHLNDSFTNNLLDYPVYTKPVAYDGHSVPEVLLSGHHQKITQWREYEALKKTWLKRPDLLQKKMLTTEQQILLAKIKKKK from the coding sequence ATGAAAAAGTTTACCATATTAACTTTATTTCCAGAAATGTTTGATGATTTTATGACAACATCAATTATTAAAAAAGCTCTTCGGGAAAAACTAATTGTAATTAAAATTGTTGATATTCGTGATTATAGTATTGGCAAACATCATCAGGTTGATGATTATCAATATGGTGGTGGTGAAGGAATGGTTTTAATGATTGAACCATTAGTTGCCGCGATTAAAGCGCATCAAACCAAAAACAGTATTACAATTTTATTAGCACCACAAGGTAAACAATATGATCAACAACAAGCACAACATTTTGCCACAGCGGATAATGATTTAATTTTAATTTGTGGGCATTATGAAGGTTTTGATGAAAGAATTTTATATTATATTGACTATGAATTATCAATTGGTGATTATATCTTAACTGGTGGTGAATTAGCTAGTATGATTGTAATTGATAGTATTACGCGTTTATGCGAGAATGTAATTAATACGCAATCACATCTGAATGATTCTTTCACTAATAATTTATTAGATTATCCTGTTTATACAAAACCAGTTGCATATGATGGTCATTCTGTTCCAGAAGTTTTATTAAGTGGGCATCATCAGAAGATTACCCAATGGCGTGAATATGAAGCATTAAAAAAAACTTGATTAAAACGCCCCGATCTTTTACAAAAAAAGATGTTAACTACAGAACAACAAATCTTATTAGCAAAAATTAAAAAAAAGAAATAG
- the rpmH gene encoding 50S ribosomal protein L34, whose amino-acid sequence MKRTWQPSKIKHKRTHGFRARMESATGRKVLSKRRTKGRKVLSA is encoded by the coding sequence ATGAAAAGAACGTGACAGCCAAGTAAAATTAAACATAAAAGAACACATGGATTTCGAGCAAGAATGGAATCAGCGACAGGACGTAAAGTTTTAAGTAAAAGAAGAACGAAAGGAAGAAAAGTATTATCGGCATAA
- a CDS encoding energy-coupled thiamine transporter ThiT has translation MDLTSTIKFNFKQQKIILWYNKITIFVVISLYLSFLITLSILPLSTLSTLLLLNNDENFKEIWIFCLTICAFGLIFSILYAISIWLASYEEYINYKFQFIILNIISFNLLNLISNIIIYSYETKVSDFLFANVTKRKRFLINLGIWKWKTFDFVIIAMFVVLTLILAYLEILLINLPSGGGVGLKYIPLVIIAFWHSALVGFFIASISALMSLLFISSHFYVSAWSYLLDYFVPMIIPTIAGFMRFKVNNDKKYITYVNYIILCFSIISLIYLSQVLSGVLIWTTLFPGSVWPGYTNWLYAIVYNFIHSFLFTYPIMQLVIPLVLRSLTPVFWQRYLKYTD, from the coding sequence ATGGATTTAACCTCAACGATTAAATTTAATTTTAAACAACAAAAAATTATTTTATGATACAATAAAATAACTATTTTTGTTGTAATTAGTTTATATCTTAGTTTTTTAATAACTCTTAGTATTTTACCCTTATCAACTTTAAGTACCTTATTGCTTTTAAATAATGATGAAAATTTTAAAGAAATATGAATTTTTTGTCTAACTATTTGTGCTTTTGGATTAATTTTTAGCATTTTATATGCGATAAGTATTTGATTAGCAAGTTATGAAGAATATATTAATTATAAATTTCAGTTTATTATTTTAAATATTATTAGTTTTAATCTTCTGAATCTAATTAGTAATATTATTATTTATAGTTATGAAACAAAAGTTAGTGATTTTCTTTTTGCTAATGTCACTAAACGCAAACGTTTTTTAATTAATTTAGGAATTTGAAAATGAAAAACATTTGATTTTGTTATTATTGCAATGTTTGTTGTTTTAACCTTGATATTAGCCTATTTAGAAATATTATTAATTAATTTACCCTCTGGTGGTGGTGTCGGACTAAAATATATTCCCCTTGTAATTATTGCTTTTTGGCATTCAGCTTTAGTCGGTTTTTTTATTGCGAGTATTAGTGCTTTAATGTCCCTATTATTTATTTCCTCGCATTTTTATGTTTCAGCATGATCATATTTACTGGATTATTTTGTCCCGATGATTATTCCAACTATTGCTGGCTTTATGCGCTTTAAGGTTAATAATGATAAAAAATATATTACATATGTTAATTATATTATTCTTTGTTTCAGTATTATTAGTTTAATTTATTTATCACAAGTATTATCTGGAGTCCTAATTTGAACAACGTTATTTCCTGGCTCAGTTTGACCAGGCTATACAAATTGATTATATGCAATTGTTTATAACTTTATTCATAGTTTTCTTTTTACCTATCCAATTATGCAACTTGTCATTCCGTTAGTTCTGCGGAGTTTAACTCCCGTTTTCTGACAACGTTATCTAAAATATACCGATTAA
- the rpsP gene encoding 30S ribosomal protein S16 — protein sequence MMVKLRLKRIGKKKVAFYRIVATDARMKRDGEYIELIGTYNPINGDIKIDQDLAYKWLSTGAKPTDTVRNLLSKEGLMTKLHNEKHVAKPTKSTKAKTTKPAKK from the coding sequence TTAATGGTAAAATTACGTTTAAAAAGAATAGGTAAAAAGAAAGTAGCGTTTTATCGAATTGTTGCAACAGATGCTCGTATGAAACGTGATGGCGAATATATTGAATTAATTGGAACATATAATCCAATCAATGGTGATATTAAAATTGATCAAGACCTTGCTTATAAATGATTATCAACAGGGGCAAAACCCACTGATACTGTTCGTAATTTGTTAAGCAAAGAAGGCTTAATGACTAAATTGCATAATGAAAAACATGTGGCAAAGCCAACAAAGAGTACCAAAGCTAAAACAACAAAGCCTGCAAAGAAATAG
- a CDS encoding DDE-type integrase/transposase/recombinase translates to MKENNIQAEYVKRMHRKILIKQNRNKNIIKYPDLVNRNFNDIKERFSILFTDVTYLIWNGKKHYQSTILDGYTKEIIDVKWSKFNNNKLVIDNLNDAINKIKKIKKDLNKTIIHSDHGYQYTSKDYNSKCLDNKIIISMGKNYHCADNIIIESFHSLLKKGTIHNKNYKSHNEYINDVKKWNKWYSNQKEKYIINESL, encoded by the coding sequence ATGAAAGAAAATAATATTCAAGCTGAATATGTAAAGCGTATGCATAGAAAAATATTAATAAAACAAAATAGAAATAAAAATATAATTAAATATCCTGATTTAGTAAATCGTAATTTTAATGATATTAAAGAAAGATTTTCAATTTTATTTACTGATGTAACTTATTTAATTTGAAATGGTAAAAAACATTATCAATCAACAATACTTGATGGATATACTAAAGAAATTATTGATGTAAAATGATCAAAATTTAATAATAACAAACTTGTAATTGATAATTTAAATGATGCAATTAATAAAATTAAAAAAATAAAAAAAGATCTAAATAAAACAATAATTCATTCAGATCACGGATATCAATATACATCTAAAGATTATAATAGTAAATGTTTAGATAACAAAATTATAATTTCAATGGGTAAAAATTATCATTGTGCAGACAACATTATTATTGAAAGTTTTCATTCATTACTTAAAAAAGGAACAATCCATAATAAAAATTATAAATCTCATAATGAATATATTAATGATGTTAAAAAATGAAATAAATGATATTCAAACCAAAAAGAAAAATATATAATAAATGAAAGTTTGTAA
- the rimM gene encoding ribosome maturation factor RimM (Essential for efficient processing of 16S rRNA) — MEALLKIFKIKKTHAIKGEVKATLLVNIKNIDKLLNKLTFIQLQMVYKPVTLSKINAFKQDYILKFKEFTNINEVLSFKECYLFAQKADLDYTEVVSQENLINFSVFYNQHQIGLLVNQFATKAHLVFEIKKTDETLIMIPNVEEYIQQIDLQHQKIILKKVI, encoded by the coding sequence ATGGAAGCTTTATTAAAAATTTTTAAGATTAAAAAAACCCATGCCATTAAAGGCGAAGTTAAGGCTACTTTATTAGTAAACATTAAAAATATCGATAAATTACTTAATAAATTAACGTTTATTCAGTTACAGATGGTTTATAAGCCAGTAACATTAAGCAAAATTAATGCTTTTAAGCAAGATTATATTCTAAAGTTTAAAGAATTTACTAATATTAATGAAGTATTATCTTTTAAAGAATGTTATTTGTTTGCTCAAAAAGCAGACTTAGATTATACCGAAGTTGTTAGTCAAGAAAATTTAATTAATTTTTCTGTATTTTATAATCAACATCAAATTGGTCTTTTAGTAAATCAATTTGCAACAAAAGCCCATCTTGTTTTTGAAATTAAAAAGACTGATGAAACATTAATTATGATTCCAAATGTTGAAGAGTATATTCAACAAATCGATCTTCAACACCAAAAAATTATTTTGAAAAAGGTGATTTAA
- a CDS encoding transposase family protein, which produces MARKGQKFNKYTAYFRKMIVQEVKNNSISFIAKKYQINKKTVASWYENFKKGILNTNKGPKESFEKKRFKLLQS; this is translated from the coding sequence ATGGCAAGAAAAGGACAAAAATTTAATAAATATACAGCATATTTTCGAAAAATGATAGTACAAGAGGTTAAAAATAATAGTATAAGTTTTATTGCAAAAAAATATCAAATTAATAAAAAAACTGTTGCTTCATGGTATGAAAATTTTAAGAAAGGAATTTTAAACACCAATAAAGGTCCAAAAGAATCATTTGAAAAAAAGAGATTTAAACTATTACAAAGTTAG
- the yidC gene encoding membrane protein insertase YidC — translation MNYRDYIFSDGKKTRKPWYSITWKWAKLVLYLFLIISMLWGCGEMMVPKYGTAQILDVSGQRVYKPGVFFEIILGYANVGKEHFFHFENGELYEYPYLAIRTWSDAFVKTSSPFYGCFVFPVAWILVNLIYGFGGLDNGAGIIGALFLTSLIVRLITLMFSWKVQRNQDKMQLMQIKQAEIQAKYKGSKDPVAKQKQQMEMMQLYRKEGVSPLSTIGSSFLSVPFLIAMYTVVRATRELKMATIGELFLIEKPWDMITSGNYVYLALLFVYLPIQILSMILPTILNLRKTRVITKEQKKARKRQFIMQGVMIVVFFVVTISIASGVAIYWIFSAFIQILQTLGFHFLRVKKQSKKNKNTDSLGQKIKHLFVRKPHFKTTNNSPKAVEIIKTKQVKTNNLDKVSYNPVKSKPKKSKFSLHNKKR, via the coding sequence GTGAATTATCGTGATTATATTTTCTCAGACGGGAAAAAAACACGAAAACCTTGATATTCAATTACCTGAAAATGAGCAAAATTAGTTTTGTATCTTTTTTTAATTATATCAATGTTATGAGGTTGTGGAGAGATGATGGTTCCAAAGTATGGAACAGCGCAAATTTTAGATGTTTCTGGCCAAAGAGTATATAAACCAGGAGTTTTTTTTGAAATTATTTTAGGATACGCTAATGTCGGAAAAGAACACTTTTTTCATTTTGAAAATGGAGAATTATATGAATATCCATATTTAGCAATTAGAACATGATCTGATGCTTTTGTTAAAACATCATCACCGTTTTATGGATGTTTTGTATTTCCTGTTGCCTGAATTTTAGTTAATTTAATTTATGGTTTTGGTGGCTTAGACAATGGAGCTGGAATTATTGGAGCGCTATTCTTAACTTCATTAATTGTCCGTTTAATTACTTTAATGTTTAGTTGAAAAGTCCAACGAAATCAAGACAAAATGCAGTTAATGCAAATTAAACAAGCAGAAATTCAAGCGAAATATAAGGGTTCAAAAGATCCTGTTGCAAAACAAAAACAACAAATGGAAATGATGCAACTATACCGGAAAGAAGGAGTTTCACCGTTATCAACAATTGGTTCTTCCTTTTTATCAGTTCCATTTTTAATTGCGATGTATACTGTTGTTAGAGCAACACGAGAGTTAAAAATGGCAACAATTGGGGAACTTTTTTTAATTGAAAAGCCATGAGATATGATTACAAGTGGAAATTATGTTTATTTAGCTTTATTATTTGTATATTTACCAATTCAAATTCTATCAATGATTTTACCAACTATTTTAAACCTTCGAAAAACAAGAGTTATTACAAAAGAGCAGAAAAAAGCTCGTAAACGCCAATTCATTATGCAAGGAGTAATGATTGTTGTCTTCTTTGTAGTTACAATCTCAATTGCGTCGGGGGTTGCTATTTACTGGATTTTTTCAGCCTTTATTCAAATTTTACAAACATTAGGATTTCATTTTTTACGAGTTAAAAAACAAAGCAAAAAAAATAAAAATACGGATTCATTGGGACAAAAAATTAAACATTTATTTGTCCGCAAACCACATTTTAAAACAACTAATAATTCGCCAAAAGCGGTCGAAATTATAAAAACAAAACAAGTAAAAACAAACAATCTGGATAAGGTTTCTTATAATCCGGTTAAATCAAAACCTAAAAAATCTAAATTCTCTTTACATAATAAAAAAAGATAA
- the rnpA gene encoding ribonuclease P protein component, with protein MWKKFIVKKNYEFQKIISNRSFIKTNTYFIYLKKNDLNYHRFGISVGKKLGNAVVRNKVKRQIRSMLTFDFAVTEGYDQIIIVRKSYFSNSYLVNKEILLKQIKM; from the coding sequence ATGTGAAAAAAATTTATTGTTAAAAAAAATTATGAATTTCAGAAAATAATAAGTAATCGTTCTTTTATTAAAACTAACACTTATTTTATTTATTTAAAAAAAAATGATCTTAATTATCATCGGTTTGGAATATCTGTTGGTAAAAAATTAGGAAATGCCGTTGTTAGAAATAAAGTAAAAAGACAAATTCGAAGTATGTTAACTTTTGATTTTGCTGTAACAGAAGGTTATGATCAAATCATCATTGTTAGAAAATCATATTTTAGTAATAGTTATTTAGTTAATAAAGAGATTTTATTAAAGCAAATCAAAATGTAA
- a CDS encoding DDE-type integrase/transposase/recombinase, with product MKENNIQAEYVKRMRRKILIKQNRNKNIIKYPDLVNRNFNDIKERFSILFTDVTYLIWNGKKHYQSTILDGYTKEIIDVKWSKFNNNKLVIDNLNDAINKIKKIKKDLNKIIIHSDHGYQYTSKDYNSKCLDNKIIISMGKNYHCADNIIIESFHSLLKKGTIHNKNYKSHNEYINDVKKWNKWYSNQKEKYIINESL from the coding sequence ATGAAAGAAAATAATATTCAAGCTGAATATGTAAAGCGTATGCGTAGAAAAATATTAATAAAACAAAATAGAAATAAAAATATAATTAAATATCCTGATTTAGTAAATCGTAATTTTAATGATATTAAAGAAAGATTTTCAATTTTATTTACTGATGTAACTTATTTAATTTGAAATGGTAAAAAACATTATCAATCAACAATACTTGATGGATATACTAAAGAAATTATTGATGTAAAATGATCAAAATTTAATAATAACAAACTTGTAATTGATAATTTAAATGATGCAATTAATAAAATTAAAAAAATAAAAAAAGATTTAAATAAAATAATAATTCATTCAGATCACGGATATCAATATACATCTAAAGATTACAATAGTAAGTGTTTAGATAACAAAATTATAATTTCAATGGGTAAAAATTATCATTGTGCAGACAACATTATTATTGAAAGTTTTCATTCATTACTTAAAAAAGGAACAATCCATAATAAAAATTATAAATCTCATAATGAATATATTAATGATGTTAAAAAATGAAATAAATGATATTCAAACCAAAAAGAAAAATATATAATAAATGAAAGTTTGTAA
- the rplS gene encoding 50S ribosomal protein L19 produces the protein MNMRLTDEITKDQLRSDLPEFSSGDTIKVHFKIQEGIKFRIQVFEGVVIKLQGSGITKSVTIRKISNGAGVERNFPLHSPLIDTIEIVKYGRVRRARIYYMRNRVGKNARIKEIIKTK, from the coding sequence ATGAATATGCGTTTAACAGACGAAATTACAAAAGATCAACTTCGTAGTGATTTACCAGAATTTTCTTCAGGAGATACAATTAAAGTTCATTTTAAAATTCAAGAAGGAATTAAGTTTAGAATTCAGGTTTTCGAAGGAGTAGTAATTAAATTACAAGGTAGTGGAATTACTAAATCAGTTACAATTCGTAAAATTAGTAATGGTGCTGGTGTTGAAAGAAACTTCCCCTTGCATTCGCCATTAATCGATACGATTGAAATTGTAAAATATGGTCGTGTTCGTCGTGCTAGAATTTACTATATGCGTAATCGTGTTGGTAAAAACGCACGGATTAAAGAAATTATTAAAACAAAATAA
- a CDS encoding transporter — protein MSTRKGIFSILIGAFTSLIGTCFQFTLMYLLIRSYGSQLNGFVKNSVAIVSFLGTVEGGLGAITVIFLVKPLLQKDWIKANEMVNTAKHQYKVSGYVGIILLIAIAVGYSAYIYLFENNFSILWNDETISYPLWKMILIVLIIGLKNLITLFWTAAYENLMQADQNNHLRRLILMICDLITYSVIFYLIAIAVDPVFVFLIFLVYSVMKGSLIYLFIKLHYPWIRLLRQRDNMQLVKASNIVVFKNIGETLLINGDVIITALLLGLRASSTLLLYMTITVGVRSIMMILINSFREFFAAWTAKNGRVDWKSYMKFETYAFMIGGFLFINQFILSPYFVTTLYAPQIIEQIRNSNSTLNPWIIQEVEIFKSIFYEPTFSLLVALSSVFIILAEPSNVMVYAKANYKQTAMPTFIIGCINIVLSFFSALICRFGLDDLSAALYSILIITCFVSFLRFLYLWFYNWIFLTYNSNFKGVFQNWMILLVPIIIAILVNYLFLTKAYNPNEIYNIDLQPVWRWQKLLNFFFGLIFASLFVIFANSIFWVPGSVRGLFLCLPLVYKIWTKRQNKMRTIRRKKYENDFITLTEPEMPYQKIWEREETLHKNAKKMDEHEPSKEIYKLTG, from the coding sequence TTGTCAACAAGAAAAGGAATTTTTAGTATTTTAATCGGGGCTTTTACTTCGTTAATTGGAACATGTTTTCAATTTACGCTAATGTATTTATTAATTCGTAGTTATGGATCACAATTAAACGGGTTTGTAAAGAATAGCGTGGCGATTGTCTCTTTTTTAGGAACAGTAGAGGGTGGTTTAGGGGCCATTACTGTTATTTTTTTAGTAAAGCCATTACTACAAAAAGATTGAATTAAAGCGAATGAAATGGTTAACACCGCGAAGCACCAGTATAAAGTATCAGGTTATGTCGGAATTATTTTATTAATTGCAATTGCGGTTGGCTATAGTGCTTATATTTATTTATTTGAAAATAATTTTAGTATTTTATGAAATGATGAAACAATTAGTTATCCCTTATGAAAAATGATTTTAATTGTTTTAATTATTGGCTTAAAAAACTTAATTACCTTATTTTGAACAGCGGCTTATGAAAACTTAATGCAAGCTGACCAAAATAATCATTTACGCCGGTTAATTTTAATGATTTGTGATTTAATAACCTATTCAGTTATTTTCTACTTAATTGCAATTGCGGTTGATCCGGTTTTTGTCTTCCTAATCTTTTTAGTTTATTCGGTGATGAAAGGAAGCTTAATTTATTTATTTATTAAGTTACATTATCCGTGAATACGCCTCCTTCGTCAACGCGATAATATGCAATTAGTTAAAGCGAGCAACATTGTTGTGTTTAAAAACATTGGTGAAACATTACTAATTAATGGCGATGTTATTATTACCGCCTTATTATTAGGGTTACGGGCATCCTCAACCTTATTGTTATATATGACGATCACAGTCGGGGTACGAAGCATTATGATGATTTTAATTAATTCCTTCCGTGAATTCTTTGCCGCTTGAACAGCAAAAAATGGGCGAGTTGATTGAAAAAGTTATATGAAATTTGAAACATATGCGTTTATGATTGGTGGTTTCTTATTTATTAACCAGTTTATTTTATCGCCATATTTTGTCACAACGCTATATGCGCCCCAAATTATTGAACAAATTAGAAATAGTAATTCAACATTAAACCCATGAATAATACAAGAAGTTGAAATTTTTAAAAGTATTTTTTACGAACCAACTTTCTCCTTATTAGTGGCCTTAAGTTCTGTTTTCATTATTTTAGCGGAGCCGTCAAATGTAATGGTGTATGCTAAAGCGAATTATAAACAAACAGCGATGCCAACTTTTATTATTGGTTGCATCAATATTGTTCTTTCTTTTTTCAGTGCTTTAATTTGCCGCTTTGGTTTAGATGATTTATCCGCAGCATTATATAGTATTTTAATCATTACTTGTTTTGTTAGTTTCCTGCGGTTCTTATACTTATGATTTTATAATTGAATCTTTTTAACTTATAATAGTAACTTTAAAGGAGTCTTTCAAAATTGAATGATTTTATTAGTGCCAATTATTATTGCAATTTTAGTGAATTATTTATTCTTAACAAAAGCATATAATCCAAATGAAATTTATAATATTGATTTACAACCAGTTTGAAGATGACAAAAATTATTAAATTTCTTCTTCGGATTAATCTTTGCTTCTTTATTTGTTATTTTTGCTAATTCAATCTTTTGAGTCCCTGGTTCCGTCCGTGGTCTCTTCTTATGCTTACCCCTTGTTTATAAAATTTGAACAAAACGACAAAATAAAATGCGAACAATTCGCCGTAAAAAATACGAAAATGATTTTATTACTTTAACCGAACCAGAAATGCCGTATCAAAAGATATGGGAACGAGAAGAAACTTTACACAAGAATGCGAAAAAAATGGATGAGCATGAACCAAGTAAAGAAATTTATAAATTAACGGGTTAA